The Manihot esculenta cultivar AM560-2 chromosome 8, M.esculenta_v8, whole genome shotgun sequence genomic interval tttttattatttttaattattaaatattttattatttaatttttaaaatataaaagaaaagctTTGTGTATGGATGGAATTGTCCCTTTATGCAAGTATATATATAGACGAAGTTGAAGTATAAGCCCGCCAGTACTCCTATTCATTTTCATTCTTCGGAAAAGTGGGACACAGAAAAATCATTCAAAAAATAAACTGCAAGAAAGAAGAAACCTGCCTATTCACACGTTTAATCTTCTATTTCTGTTCTCACGCTAGTACCCATTTTAATCCTTTTCTTGTTTTTTGTTTCTTGTTCTCAAAATTCTTCTTCTTGGCTTTTTATGGCGAAAACTGGGGGTGTTCTTGAAGTTGTTCCCACTACTTCTTTGCCAAACTCAGCTGAGTTGAAGAAGGAACTGCAGAGGCTCGTGAATGCAATTCTTGATGGGGAAGATTTTAGTCTGGAGATTACTGACGAGGCTATCATGTTATTGACTGCTTTGAAGGAACTGAAATTTGAGAAATCATCGGATTCTTTGAAGCTGGTGGATGATACGGTTCTTCCTGATGAATTTAAATGCCCCATTTCAAGAAAACTCATGGCTGACCCTGTCGTCTTGGCTACTGGGCAGGTTAGAGATCGCATTTGCTGTTCAACTTTCCGTTTAATTTCTGGtttcctttttgtttcttttgagGGTGTACTTATTTTCTTCGTTCCTTCCCCAAGATTGCCTGTGAAATTACATGCATAAATTTCACTTTATTGGGGGATTTCGGTTCAAGGGTTTTACGTCAAATTTGGTATGTGATCTTCTGTTGAATATTTTGCCATGCATTTAAAACAGATTTTAAGAATTCTGCTCACATGAATTCTGGTTCTGCTTCATAATTTGATTTTCTGGGTTATTGTGATACTGGAGTTTATTATCATACCTTCTTCCTCGCCTAATTCTGCAAGAATCAAGGTtcttgaattaaaatattaatattttagaaaaaaataaattttaaaactattacatattagaaaatttattaaatccCTTTCTGATAATTCTTTATGTTCCATTTTTCTGTCCACCTTCTGATAATTCTTTACGCTTGAATTCTTTCGATGTGATAGCTGGTTCCATTCTTTTCTATGACTTGAAGACTCATTGTGTGTTATTCATTTTTGTTCTTCCTCAAATGTGTCTTGATGTGCAGACTTATGATCGGCCATCTATCCTGCAATGGCTAAGTACTGGGCACCAGACATGTCCTCAAACTCAGCAAGTCCTCTCCCATAATGTGCTTACCCCTAATCACTTGGTGCGAGAAATAATTACACGCTGGTGCAAGAAGCATGGACTTGAGCTCCCCAAGCCTTTCGGGGATAGTGATGGCAATTTTGTTGCTTATGCAGAAGGAGACCACTTGAATTCACTTCTTGAAAAGATGTCTTCTTCACTCTCTGATCAAAAAGAAGCTGCAAGAGAGCTTCGTCTGCTAACTAGAACGATGCCATCATTTCGGGCCCTTTTTGGTGAGTCCAGTGATGCCATTCCCAAATTACTGTGTCCACTATCGTTCGGCAGAGTGGATTCTCACCCTGATCTCCAAGAGGATTTGATTACAACAATTTTGAACCTCTCTATTCATGACAATAACAAGCAACTGGTTGCAGAAAATCCACTTGCCATTCCTCTGCTTATTGAATCTCTGAAATCAGGAACTATAGAAACAAGAAGTAATGCAGCAGCAGCTCTATTTACCCTATCAGGTCATGATTCAAACAAGATTTCTATTGGGAAAGCAGGTGCTCTAAAACCTCTGATTGACCTTTTAGAGGAAGGGCCTACATTAGCCATGAAGGATGCTGCATCGGCAATATTCAACCTATGCATTATCCTCGAGAATAATGGGAGAGCAGTCCAGGAAGGGGCAGTGAGGGTGATCCTGAAAAAGATAATGGATGGCATACTTGTCGATGAGTTGCTTGCTATTCTTGCTATGCTTGCTACCCATCAGAAGGCTGTTGAGGATATGAAGGAGCTTGGTGCTGTGGGTTGCTTGCTCAGCATTATCAGGGAGGGACCTTCTGAACGCAACAAGGAGAACTGTGCAGCAATCCTATACACAATCTGTCTAAATGATGGAACTACATGCAGGGAGATAAGAGATGAAGAAAATGCCAACCATACAATTTCAAAACTTGCTGAAAATGGTACTTCAAGAGCCAGGAGAATGGCCAACTTTATTCTCGAGAGGCTAGATAGAGCTGCTTGAAACAATCCTTATTCCAGAGACGTGATCAATTGGTTCCTGTACATACTTTCATCCATCACTCTGCTATGCACACACATTAATACTGGCTCATAACATGTAAAAACCTCACATATCTGTATATACTTTCATACAAGGAAGGTTTTGTTCAATCTAAGGCTAATAGATAAGTAAAGGGCATTCAATTTTTGCGTCTACTTTCTAAATCatatatatagtaaaaaaataaaaattaattaaatttccaAATCAtttaatgatataatttaaGAGTATTGACTAATTTTTACATGGTTAAtcatattgaattaatttattcactTAAATGATtaatatcatttatttatttaaattatttattgtgcATTACATGGTTGAGGTCACCGACAATACCCATTTCTTGATTAGCTAACCTCTTTTAACCTTTTGGTTTGATTTGAAATAACTTATTTGCATCAAAagaatttaaactaatttttacATGGTTATGTAATTtctaatcaattttttaaattgaaaaaaaaaattctttcattctaaataataatcaattaaattaaatttatataaatttattaattcaaaatataGGATCATAAAAATCTATGATAAAAAAGACCAAAAAGCGAGAGAACGCGTGATCGACCGTTTGTTGATGGGATTCTATTGCCTTTGGGCGCTGGATTTCCCtctgttttcttctttttttttttttactctcaCTTAATTTAATTATCCGAAATAAACTTATATTGGACTTGAAATCGGAGAAAAACAATTTGagtatgaatttgaattattatattaagagagtgtttaatttaaatcataaataataattaaatatttaattataatggtTATAAGCATCTGATGATtaattcatgaattttaatttaattgaaaaaaatattattgaattgtGATCGAGTTAAAATTGATAGCATTGATATTTAATTTCCATTCGTgatataatttttgaaaaagtcGTTTATTCCAGATTTTAATAAAGTTAAAAGTATTagtgatttaatttttcatactcTACGGATCGAACTTCCTACCACTCAATTCGATTAAATAAAAAGATTCGTTCGATTCTTGTAAATATTGtatacatatattattattttaattttaattttttatatattattaaataaaatctaagtagtatatttattattaaaattattaaaaataatattaaataaaatatataattaaaatttaaaattaaatgagctttttttattttataaattgaacttataaataaaaaattatgataaataaataaatcaacttatttttaaaattgataaaaaaaatagtttataattatgataaatatcCTCTAAATCGTATCatataaaattcataatttatcaATAACTTGTGCTTATTTCAAAATACTGATAATCAAAAGTAGAAATTCATTATTAGTTGTTGTTATTAGTCAACAACAGGTCTTTGCCTTTTTCTATATTtgttttcaataaatttagcctttttttttttttgggaagaagaaaaaattatctatttttgttcttttatttatttcattttaaatctttttttcttttatttatttcattttaaatctttttctctctaattataaattcaatttgaaGTTGTAGTTGATCAACGGCTGcatcttctttatttttctttattttttcttaaaaaattcatatttattttcaataatttatctCATCTTGTTCTTTTatctttgaaatttttaaaattttttatttttttattttttaaatatagagTTAAAGGTAAActttaatctctaaattttagtataattaataaattaatatttatatttttaaaatcaaacacttaAATCCTTCTATTTTCATTTTGTTCAAATATACTGTCCATTCATTCATTTCTCCGTTAGTTCAAAGATAAATAACTGGTCAAATATCttacaattattttttcttttcacaaCACTCTTATGCACTCTGAGAAAATTATAGATTTTGAATTTAGAAACTGATATgttttaatacataaaaatcgaatgatttaaatatttatagttaATTGAATACTATACCTAGAAATTTTGAGCAATGGCAGCAAaccagaaaattttaaattgttttgtATTTATGCATTAAAAGAAATGAGTTAATGTATTCGatacaaaaaaaattgaaaatggtaaaaattttgagaaaactGTAGATTTTGAATTCAGTGACTGATCTgttttaatacataaaaatttaaggagttaagtatttataattacttaaattttataCTAAGAATTTATACCAAGaattcaaataattataaacACTTTAAgccctttaatttttatatattaaaacatatcgGTTCCTGAAttcaaaatttacaattttttcAAAGTGCATAAAGGTACCGTaggaagaaaaaataatttttcgatGTTTAACCAATCATTTACTTTTGAATTAATGGAGAATTATTCTGATGTTTAACCAATCATTTACTTTTGAATTAACGGAGAAATAGAGAGAGGAATTGTGCATTTGGACGAAATTGAAATAGAGATATTTaagtattcaattttaaaaatataaaagtcagtctattaattatactaaaatttatatattaaagtttaatttacCTTAAATGAATTCCATGTATAACAAAAAAAAGTAGACAAATTCTACAATACTATGCATGTAAACACATACATTAGTATATTtgagtaattttttttctttgaataaaCCATTCactttaattgatattttttctataaaaagcAAATATGagataataaaatcaatttttcattaaaatttaaaatggtcGTCTTGAATTTAAGTCGATTATATTTGACCCATTGATGATTAATAATTTCTAATTGTAATTTTTGCAGATTGGATCACATATACAAATCACATATAACAAATCCAAATCACATGaccataattaattaaaatattatataaaataaaataaaatgatgaatGAACCAGAAAATTAAGTGATGTAGTCGATATTAGATTGATAATATAATCAGAGTGGAATTGAGCTGTGATTGGCTGGAACCTGCAAAGAGAgaaatgtgaggtggtggttTGATACTCAAGTCGGTATCGTAACAAGGAGAGAGTATAATGAATTGCTTATACCTTTTATGTTAGAGAATAGTATTCCTTGGCTTCTGggattattttccttttatactgtaaaaaaatatagataaatatagTGTTTTCTAAAAATCTGGTGATGATGTGGCCGACTGCTCGGTAATAGACATCGCCAGTCAATGGGTTGATGATCTCGTGATCATAGACGAAACAAAAAAGTATCTAGTAACGATAACTTTGTACCAAGACTAGGCCTATCAAGGTAGGGCGAGTCTTGACAATAGTCCAGATATTAAAGTGTTCAGGTCTCTTTTTACGTAGCGGGACCTCATCTCCCACTTGTTAGTTCCCTATCATGTGGCTCTTGTCTTGTGATGATAGCTTATAGCTTACTTCAGATGTTATGTAACATCAGAGGTCCTCACGCTAGTATTCATTTCTTCTAATTAGAAAAAGACATCTTTTACCAAGGCTTGGGACACATGGCCCCTTGTGATTGGCTCTTTGTTAGCACATCACCTCGCGTGCTATTCCTTTTGATGGCTGCTGCGATGTTCATCGTGCCGCATTTAATGTTTGCCATCAAAACTACCCTTGTAAGGGTCCATCATCTTCTCCAAGCATACCTTTTACgttttttctgcaacttctttttCAGAAAGATTCACTCCTTCGACTCTTGTTCTATTAAAGCTCTCACCTAATTTTTGTTaactttattatcttttttgatATGGATAGAAACATCTCTTTCTCTTCTAGCGGGGTTTTTAGCTCCTCCTCTAACGGCTCTATCTAAGTGCCTGTCCCTATTATTCCTTTGAGGAAAACCTCTAAGAATGAGGGTGCCTCTCTTAGCGATATCACGTCCGTCTTCTCGAATAGTGACGTGGATCGTTTGCATGGTATCTATACATTCCTTGGGATTCTTTTCAAATTTTCGCTCCTTCTCCCCGCGTTCGTACTAACGACTTGATTCGTGCTGGTGATACAATCATAATCTTCAAGGATCAACTGAACGCGAGTCTCTCTTTCCCTTTGGACCCCTTGTTTGTGGAGGTCCTCCGGTTTTACAAGCTTTTTGTCGCTCAGCTCCATCCTAATAGTTGGAGGATTTTGGTAGCTCTTCGGTTCGTGTGTGTTAATAATCACATTAAGCCTAGTGTAGCATTTTTCTCCCAGTTTTATCAATTGGATACtcgcaagaatgaagagttttgGTACTTTAGcagttaaaaatatttgaatattttttactGGATGCCTTCTTCTTTAAAatgatgaaaaaataaattttttgtccTCCATCATCGTACTCTAGGGGTTTTTGGACACCTTCAAGCTAACTGGCACTACTGGATGGAGTTAAAGAAAGATGGAGTTCGTCCAAGCAGAGAGGAGGACGAGGCTTTAGCCTCCCATATGGCACTGGCTAAAACCTTGAGGAAGATTGATATTACTCAGGCAGTGAGAAACATCATTTTATCATAGCAGAGCCACCTGTCAGCAAGCCAGGCTTGCGCTTCTCACCCGCCCTCCCTTTCCAAAAACGTACCCCTTCCTCAGGATCAGGGTACTTCCCTTTtcaacttttttattttctgaactaactatcttacttactttttcttttgtttgaaGATATGGCCGAATCAAGCAGTTTCATCGAGGTGGTACGTGCTGCTCGAAAGGGCAAAGTTGTTGCTGCTGAGGTTACCAACCTTCCTGCTAAGTGCGCTCGCACTTCGGAGGACGTGATTGTACTTACTCCTCCTCCTTCCCAACCTTCGGTTGAGGAACTGACATCCCCTCAACCTAGCCTTTGGTCCCAAGTGCCTTTATTTTCGCCTCAGCTCCTACACTTCTCACCGATGCCCTGTCTTCTTTCACTCTCAGGGTCAAGTCTTCTTGGCCTGCGGGCATTCAACATTTGGCCTTCGTGCTAATAGGGCACCTTTCCTCCTTGATGACCCTTCTCTGGGTCTTCTACTAATCAAGAATGCTTTGAAGCTCGTGGATCATCATCACTTAAATGAGATTGAGATGGACAAGCTATTTATAAATGTTATTCATTTCGTGCTGGAGGGGGCCTTTTGCGCCTATGTGGTCAAGGAGCATTTTAGGACCTTGAGATGGGAATTCAGTGCaaatgagatgcactagggtaCAATGAAGGAGACCCTGGAATCTGTGGACAAACTTCTAGCTGACCTTATTGTGACCTTTGCCTCTAAGCTGTACCTCGAGAATCAAGCTAAATCTGCTGAGGATCAAGTGACCTTGTTGCAATGGAGTTGCAGGCTCAAGCTGAGAAGGCCCGGGTTACCTCCACCAGGATAGCCGAGCTAAAAGCTGAACTCTAGGAGACAATGGTCCAAGGCGGGAAGATGTTTGTTCAAGATCAAAATTCTGTGAAAAATGGACTGATGAAGCATTATCCTTCTGAGAATTTCTCATGGATAGATGATATCCTCCTTGAGGAAGAAGGTGAGGGTGGAGGGGAGAATGCTGAAGATACTCCTTTTAAGGATGAGCGTGATGAAGTTGTACCCTTTGATCAGATTTTTCCTATAATGAATGTTGAGAATTTTAATGTAACAGAGACTCGGGCGAATGAGGCTAATAACCCTGCCCCTTtgtaatctttttatttttaatgagaatGTTTCCTTTGTCTATTGTTCATATTTTCTGCATATAATTTTTCCTTTGAGAAGAAAGGTTTGTTCATGTGGCTAACACTTTGTTTATGACCCTTAGTCACTGGCCCATCTTAAGGTCCATGAGATAAAAAACTTGGTGAATTTCCAGCGACCAACCATAAGTTATGGCGAATGCTTGCCTTTGTGGTTATAAGTCATGACCTGGTGTAAACTGCCTTATGACATTAATTAATGGGATCACTCGCCCTAGTGGTTTGGCAAGAATTGCCTTACGACCTAGCCTAACTAAGATTTGTCTTATAGCTTTGATTTATGGGATCACTCGCTCCAATGGTCTAGCGGGAACTGCCTAACGACCTGGCTTGACTAAgatttgccttatggccttaattTGTGGGACCAACGCCTGAGTGGTCTGACGAAGAttgccttgtgacctgacctGAGTAAAATTTACCTTTTGACCTTGATTCGTGGGACAAACGCCTGAGTGGCTTGGCAAAAATTGCCTTGTGACTTGGCTTGGCCTAaatttgccttgtggccttgatttgtGGGATCAATGCCCGAGTGGTCTGGTGAAGAttaccttgtgacctggcctagcTAAAATTTGCGTTGTGACCTTAATTCGTAGGACTATCATCCGAGTAGTCTGGTGAAGATTGCCTTGTGACCTGGTCTAGCTAAAATTTTCCTTATGACCTTGATTCGTAGGACCAATGCTGAGAGGTCTGACAAAGAttgccttgtgacctgacctGGCTAAaatttgccttgtggcctttgttCTCGGTA includes:
- the LOC110620735 gene encoding U-box domain-containing protein 9; translated protein: MAKTGGVLEVVPTTSLPNSAELKKELQRLVNAILDGEDFSLEITDEAIMLLTALKELKFEKSSDSLKLVDDTVLPDEFKCPISRKLMADPVVLATGQTYDRPSILQWLSTGHQTCPQTQQVLSHNVLTPNHLVREIITRWCKKHGLELPKPFGDSDGNFVAYAEGDHLNSLLEKMSSSLSDQKEAARELRLLTRTMPSFRALFGESSDAIPKLLCPLSFGRVDSHPDLQEDLITTILNLSIHDNNKQLVAENPLAIPLLIESLKSGTIETRSNAAAALFTLSGHDSNKISIGKAGALKPLIDLLEEGPTLAMKDAASAIFNLCIILENNGRAVQEGAVRVILKKIMDGILVDELLAILAMLATHQKAVEDMKELGAVGCLLSIIREGPSERNKENCAAILYTICLNDGTTCREIRDEENANHTISKLAENGTSRARRMANFILERLDRAA